Part of the Listeria innocua genome is shown below.
AATGATTATGCGATGTTAGGCTTGATTTTTGTAGCGTCCCTTATTTTAATTACGGCCAAGCAGCAAAATGCGCCAATTGCGGTTGTGATTGCAGTTTGCGGTATACTCGTGTTTTTCATCCGGAAAAATCGCGCGTTTCGGATTTCGGCAGCGGCTACTTTTTTTGTTATTTTCATGAGTGGTGTAGTGATGTACGCATTCATTCCAGGAGAGTTTGTCACGATAAATCAGTATCAAACAATGACTCGCGGTGTGTTGCTTGATTCGGAAAATCCGGAGAAATCACTTGAGGAAATGGGAATGAACTCTGAATTCGCTTTGCTTAAAGGAACCAACTTTTATCAAAAATATAAAATGATTGATTTAGATTCGAAATTAATGGAACAGGAATTTTATCCGAATTATAATTTTGTCACGGTTTTAAGTTATTATTTGGAAAATCCGAAACAATTTGGGAAAATGCTTGATTTATCCGCGCAAAATAGTTTTTCGATTCGACCATTTGAAATGGGCAATTTTGAAAAGGCGACAGGTTATAAATTTAAAGAGAAAACGCATTTTTTCTCGGTCTACAGTGATGTGAAGGAAAAATTTGCTCCAGAGAAATTCACGTTTTTGATTTTATGGGCGCTTGTTTTTCTGATTGGATATGGTGTGAGTGCGTTTAAACATTTCCGCGAAAAGAACATTCGGGGAACGCTACTGTTTGATTTAGTCGTTTTACTGATTGGCTCAGGATTTGCAGTGATTTTAGTAACAATTGTTGGTGACGGAGAAGCGGATTTAACGAAGCATAATTTCCTGTTTAATGTTTGTTTTGACTTAACGATGTTGATTGGAGCGGCTTCATTACTCGAATTTTATTTGAAGAAACGAGGTGAGCGGAATGCGTAAAAAAATCATTATAAGTATTCTTTTTGCTTGCGTCGCTTTCGTAGTAAGCACCCATCCTCAAACAGCAAAAGCAGATAGTGATGTGGTCGTTTTTTATGATAGTTTGGCAAAAGGGACGGATAACGAAGGGAATATGGACTCGCTACTTCGAATGTTAAATAGTTTGGGAAAACGGGTGACGATTTACGCTTGGGAAGAGAATCCGGATCTAAGTCAAGCGAGCGAAATTATCGTACTGCAAAATAAAAAGGACCAATTAACGGATAAATGGACCGAGAAATTAGCTGAAAGTAAGGCGAAAATTGCATATATAGGTGCAAATCCACCAACTTTCTTAGCGAATAAATTGCAGTTGCAAACAAAAGCGATTACAGATACTTCCATCACTATTAAAACCGAGGCAGGACTAGCGGGAAAACCTCAGTTAGTGAACGAAACAAATTTAATTACTTCCTATAAAGGAGAAGCGTTAGGCGAAATGGATGCTGCGGAAAATGGCAAAGCAGCATACGGTATTCGAGCTGGAAACTATGCATATACGCCAATATTTCAAGCAAATAATACGAGTGAATTTGCGTTGATGGATTTACTCAAAGCAGTATTTGAAATTAAAACTACGACGAATCAATATGCGCTTATAACCGATGTAAACCCGTTTGTTGATTTTGATTTACTTAAAAAAACGGCAGACACATTTTATGAAAAAGGAATTCCTTTTATTATAAGTGCTGGGCCGGTTTTCTATAATCAAGATTTTCAAGCAGCAAAAAATTATGCGGAAATTTTACGATATGTGCAAGCAAAAAATGGCACTATTATGATGGATGTTCCAGTCGTTACGTACGGTGATAGTCCGCCGGGAGACCTTGAAAACATTATCCAAAAATCGTTACATTTTTTTGCAGACCATGATATAGCGGCGCTCGGTGTGACAGCAGAGCTATATTGGAATTTTGATAAAGTATATGGTACTGAAGGCTTTGAACCATTTAATACAGGAATTTTACTACCAAACCAAAAAATTATTCATACAACGAAAAAGAACAACGGTAGCGCTTTTGAAAAATCACCATACAGTGTAGCAAATGATTTTTATGAA
Proteins encoded:
- a CDS encoding DUF2334 domain-containing protein, whose translation is MRKKIIISILFACVAFVVSTHPQTAKADSDVVVFYDSLAKGTDNEGNMDSLLRMLNSLGKRVTIYAWEENPDLSQASEIIVLQNKKDQLTDKWTEKLAESKAKIAYIGANPPTFLANKLQLQTKAITDTSITIKTEAGLAGKPQLVNETNLITSYKGEALGEMDAAENGKAAYGIRAGNYAYTPIFQANNTSEFALMDLLKAVFEIKTTTNQYALITDVNPFVDFDLLKKTADTFYEKGIPFIISAGPVFYNQDFQAAKNYAEILRYVQAKNGTIMMDVPVVTYGDSPPGDLENIIQKSLHFFADHDIAALGVTAELYWNFDKVYGTEGFEPFNTGILLPNQKIIHTTKKNNGSAFEKSPYSVANDFYETTTSGKNFPVDIAVTYSFFQNEKELKAAANNLANENISDFRYKDHQVKTNKDTIESNAGSLYINNQSVTLDGDLKYIKTNKDKTKKQAGSLEGFFGYQNTFFTIIIVLSLGIIGVLFIFGYRLYMKKYMK